The genomic DNA CTTGCTTCCGCGGCCCGGCCGGCGCGGATTCCCGTACCAGTTCCGCGCTGCCCGCCCTTGCCCACCTACACGCTAGCCACTCCCGTCCACGCCGAGATCGAGATCCGCAAGAGCCGCTTCCTGGCGCTGGCGCTGCCGGTTGCCGACCGCGACGCCGCCATGGCCGCGCTGCAGGCGCTGCGCGCCGAGCACCCCACCGCCACCCACGTGTGCTGGGCGCTGCTGGCCGGCGGCGCCTCCGGCATGTCCGACGACGGCGAACCGTCCGGCACGGCCGGGCGGCCGATTCTGGAAGTGCTGCGCCACCACGACCTCGACGGCGTGCTGGCGGCGGTGGTGCGCTACTACGGTGGTGTCAAGCTGGGAGCCGGCGGGTTGGTGCGCGCTTACACCGATGCCATCGCCGCGGCCCTGAAAGGCGCCGAAAGGGTCGAGCGCATCACCTTCGGCACGCTGGCGGTCGCGGTCGACTATGCCGACGAGCCGCGCGTGCGCCGCTGGCTGGACTACGAGGCGCCCGCGGGCTGCACGCTGGCCGAAACCGGCTATGGCGCGCTGGCCACACTGGTGCTGCGCATGCCCGCCACGCAGCTCGACACCGCGCGCGACGCGCTGCGGGACGCCACCCATGGGCGCGCGCAGTTTCCCCAGGCCGAGGATGACGCCCATGGCTGACCTCGCCGCCCCGGACGAAAGCGCCGAATTCACCGCACAGGTGCTGCCGGGATCTGCCCGCTTCGCGGCGCCGGCAGCGCTAAGCCTGCTGGAAGCGGCGCTGCTCGAAGGCGTGGCGCTGCCCAATTCATGCCGCAACGGCACTTGCCGCGCCTGCGCCAGCCGGCTGCACGCGGGGACGGTCCGCTACCGGATCGAATGGCCGGGGCTGAGTCCGGACGAGAAGGACGAGGGGCTGATATTGCCCTGCGTGGCTTGTCCGGCGAGTGATGTGGTGTTTGAGCCGGTCCGGCTGGGATAGCTGCGATCAGACTAGCCGAATGGGCCCCGGCTATTGGGCAACGAGCGGATCCGAAGTCAGCAGCGTCAGGCCTTCCACGGTCCCCTGGGCAACGAGAAGCCGGTCAACCGGATCCTTGTGAACCGGGGGAAGGCAATCGATCGCTACCGATGATCGCTGCGGATGGCCAGTTCAATGTAGCCGTTATCCAGCAAGCCAACTATCCATGCGCCCGCTGCAGTCGCCGTTTCCCCTAGACTTCAACCGCCAGAAAAAACCGCAACGCCAGCTTCAACCCATCCGGCCCCGCCGGATCCGAAAACGCATGCCCGCCGGTCCCGCCGCTCCACGCGTGGCCCAGGCCTTCCACCCGCACCAGCCGCAGGTAGGGCGACCTGCCCTCGTACCAGTCGAACACATCGATGGCACGGCGCTGGCCGCGCTGGATGCGCCGCGCCGGCACGCCGGCCAGCGGCGGTGTGCCTTCGGGCTGCAGGTGCATCCACATGCCGGCCGCGGCGGTGGCGTTGCTGAAGTCGACCACGTGGTCGGCATCGCCATGCAGCAGCAGCAACGGCGGCGGGCGCCGTCCCGCCAGGCCGAGGCGCAGTGCCTGCATGGCCTTGGCGTCGGGCCCGCGCTGTCCGCGCATGGCGCGCGTGGCCTGTGCCGCATTGCCGGCGCTCCACGGCACGGCGCCGGAATGCGAGCCCACCGCGGCAAAGCGCGACGGGTAGCGCAGCCCCAGCATCAGCGCCATCGCGCCGCCGGCGGACAGGCCCAGCACGCTGACGCGGTCCGCCGCGACCGGATGGCGGCGGCAGGCCTGCTCGACCAGCGTCATCAGCAGCCCGGCCTCGAGGGTGCCCTGCGCGGCGGGCCGGAACCAGTTCCAGCAACGCTGCCCATTGGCCTGCGAGCTCTGCTCGGGCAGCAGCACCACCCAGCCCGATTCGCGCGCTACCGCGGCGGCGCGCGTGACCGCGGCAAAGCTGGCGGCGTCCTGGCCGCAGCCGTGCAGCAGCACCAGCATCGGCGCGGGGCGCGACGCGGTGGCGCCCGCCGGCACGAAGATGCGGTAGCGGCGCGGCGCCAGCGGCGCACCCCACGCGCCCTCTTCCCAGCGCCCGCTGCCGCGGCTTTGCGGCGCCGCCACCGGCGAGACCACGCCGGACAAGGCGCGCTGCGTGGCGGCCGTGACTGCAGCCGATTGCTTCACCGCGTTG from Cupriavidus taiwanensis includes the following:
- a CDS encoding IMPACT family protein, yielding MPTYTLATPVHAEIEIRKSRFLALALPVADRDAAMAALQALRAEHPTATHVCWALLAGGASGMSDDGEPSGTAGRPILEVLRHHDLDGVLAAVVRYYGGVKLGAGGLVRAYTDAIAAALKGAERVERITFGTLAVAVDYADEPRVRRWLDYEAPAGCTLAETGYGALATLVLRMPATQLDTARDALRDATHGRAQFPQAEDDAHG
- a CDS encoding 2Fe-2S iron-sulfur cluster-binding protein, with amino-acid sequence MADLAAPDESAEFTAQVLPGSARFAAPAALSLLEAALLEGVALPNSCRNGTCRACASRLHAGTVRYRIEWPGLSPDEKDEGLILPCVACPASDVVFEPVRLG
- a CDS encoding extracellular catalytic domain type 1 short-chain-length polyhydroxyalkanoate depolymerase codes for the protein MPRSPGAKLWSALNKTASRHARQMQRAVNKNLTKPMTEAIVRNAVKQSAAVTAATQRALSGVVSPVAAPQSRGSGRWEEGAWGAPLAPRRYRIFVPAGATASRPAPMLVLLHGCGQDAASFAAVTRAAAVARESGWVVLLPEQSSQANGQRCWNWFRPAAQGTLEAGLLMTLVEQACRRHPVAADRVSVLGLSAGGAMALMLGLRYPSRFAAVGSHSGAVPWSAGNAAQATRAMRGQRGPDAKAMQALRLGLAGRRPPPLLLLHGDADHVVDFSNATAAAGMWMHLQPEGTPPLAGVPARRIQRGQRRAIDVFDWYEGRSPYLRLVRVEGLGHAWSGGTGGHAFSDPAGPDGLKLALRFFLAVEV